Proteins from a genomic interval of Oryctolagus cuniculus chromosome 8, mOryCun1.1, whole genome shotgun sequence:
- the LOC127483147 gene encoding uncharacterized protein, which yields MSASRTSGNPMSRRYRVAPEVRRRRPDRVLGLGTGAGSLGAQPRVLTPARSSPSPAATTFYLHCSPRRGSQAEHALRSQQLPLKRRRLITSSCWAAGWPAPRARASERASEHAARAAACQGGCGLRVAAVPVPRTCPPALSEWGAALLSVCLAVAPGAHVRVVSIVKGEAACPHLQLPSPGGPVVCVVPPQGTDAWQAGAASERMTNLISCCLSLTPHGMRNDKHSKPSSFFCFNLEISSGSGL from the exons ATGTCAGCTAGCCGCACTTCTGGAAACCCAATGTCCCGCAGGTACCGGGTAGCCCCAGAGGTCAGGCGGCGGCGCCCAGACCGGGTTCTCGGACTAGGAACGGGGGCGGGGAGCCTGGGAGCGCAGCCGCGCGTCCTCACCCCGGCCCGCTCCTCCCCTTCCCCGGCTGCCACTACTTTCTATCTCCATTGTTCCCCTCGGCGCGGCAGCCAGGCCGAGCACGCGCTCCGCAGCCAGCAACTTCCTCTGAAGCGGCGGCGCCTAATTACAAGCAGCTGCTGGGCTGCCGGCTGGCCAGCCCCGCGcgcgcgagcgagcgagcgagcgagcgagcacgcAGCCCGCGCCGCCGCCTGCCAGGGAGGCTGCGGCCTGCGCGTGGCGGCCGTCCCTGTGCCCAGGACGTGCCCACCCGCCCTGTCAGAGTGGGGAGCggcccttctgtctgtctgtctggctGTGGCTCCCGGGGCCCATGTCCGAGTTGTTTCCATTGTTAAAGGGGAAGCCGCCTGCCCTCACCTGCAGCTTCCCTCCCCTGGCGGGCCTGTTGTCTGCGTTGTGCCACCGCAAGGGACTGATGCCTGGCAGGCCGGAGCGGCTTCTG AAAGAATGACGAACCTGATATCTTGCTGTCTGTCCTTGACACCTCATGGAATGAGGAATGATAAACACAGCAAACCAAGTAGCTTCTTCTGTTTCAACCTGGAAATTTCCTCAGGTTCAGGGCTGTGA